A single window of Ornithorhynchus anatinus isolate Pmale09 chromosome 3, mOrnAna1.pri.v4, whole genome shotgun sequence DNA harbors:
- the MDK gene encoding midkine translates to MQLCGFLFLAVLILAAGTTEAGKNKKEKGKKGGSECEDWHWGPCTPNSKDCGVGFREGRCNDETRRLKCKVPCNWKKEFGADCKYKFESWGPCDGASGTKARQGTLKKALYNAQCQETIRVTKPCSPKAKPKSKAKKGKGKD, encoded by the exons aTGCAGCTCTGTGGCTTCCTCTTCCTTGCGGTCCTCATCCTCGCGGCTGGGACCACCGAGGCCGGCAAGAACAAGAAAG agaaggggaagaagggcggTTCTGAATGCGAGGACTGGCACTGGGGCCCCTGCACACCCAACAGCAAAGACTGCGGGGTCGGCTTCCGGGAGGGCAGATGCAACGATGAGACCCGCAGGCTCAAGTGCAAGGTCCCCTGCAACTGGAAGAAGGAGTTTGGAG CGGACTGCAAGTACAAGTTTGAGAGCTGGGGGCCGTGTGACGGGGCCAGCGGCACCAAGGCCCGCCAAGGCACTCTGAAGAAGGCCCTGTACAATGCCCAGTGCCAGGAGACAATCCGAGTGACCAAACCCTGCTCCCCCAAGGCCAAGCCCAAGTCCAAAG ccaagaaagggaaagggaaggactaG
- the CHRM4 gene encoding muscarinic acetylcholine receptor M4 — MANSTPVNGSHGNQSMEPLSHNRYEMVEMVFIATVTGSLSLVTVVGNILVMVSIKVNRQLQTVNNYFLFSLACADLIIGAFSMNLYTVYIIKGYWPLGTVVCDLWLALDYVVSNASVMNLLIISFDRYFCVTKPLTYPARRTTKMAGLMIAAAWVLSFVLWAPAILFWQFLVGKRTVPADQCFIQFLSNPAATFGTAIAAFYLPVVIMTVLYIHISLASRSRVRKHRPEGDKEKKAKSLSFLRSPLIKQNNNNPPKKPALVAAEAGAGARAEVRNGKVEGERPRPPPAPRPPDDKDTSESSSASVTQSTKEKPVTEEVSGTDTGHSPAALPRALNPTSRWSKIQIVTKQTGSECVTAVEIVPAAAARARPAANVARKFASIARNQVRKKRQMAAREKKVTRTIFAILLAFILTWTPYNVMVLVNTFCQSCVPDTVWSIGYWLCYVNSTINPACYALCNATFKKTFKHLLLCQYRNIGTAR; from the coding sequence ATGGCCAACTCGACGCCCGTCAACGGCAGCCACGGCAACCAGTCGATGGAGCCGCTGTCCCACAACCGCTACGAGATGGTGGAGATGGTGTTCATCGCCACGGTGACCGGCTCCCTCAGCCTGGTGACGGTGGTGGGCAACATCCTGGTCATGGTCTCCATCAAGGTCAACCGGCAGCTCCAGACGGTCAACAACTACTTCCTGTTCAGCCTGGCCTGCGCCGACCTCATCATCGGGGCCTTCTCCATGAACCTCTACACCGTCTACATCATCAAGGGCTACTGGCCGCTGGGGACGGTGGTCTGCGACCTGTGGCTGGCCCTGGACTACGTGGTCAGCAACGCGTCGGTCATGAACCTGCTCATCATCAGCTTTGACCGCTACTTCTGCGTCACCAAGCCCCTCACCTACCCCGCCCGGCGCACCACCAAGATGGCCGGCCTGATGATCGCGGCCGCCTGGGTCCTGTCCTTCGTCCTGTGGGCCCCGGCCATCCTCTTCTGGCAGTTCCTCGTGGGCAAGCGGACCGTGCCGGCGGACCAGTGCTTCATCCAGTTCCTGTCCAACCCGGCGGCCACCTTCGGGACTGCCATCGCCGCCTTCTACCTGCCCGTGGTCATCATGACCGTGCTCTACATCCACATCTCGCTGGCCAGCCGCAGCCGGGTCCGGAAGCACCGGCCCGAGGGCGACAAGGAGAAAAAGGCCAAGTCTTTATCCTTCCTCAGGAGCCCCCTCATCAAACAGAACAACAACAACCCGCCCAAGAAGCCGGCTCTggtggcggcggaggcgggggcgggggcgcgggcggaGGTCCGGAacgggaaggtggagggggagcggccccgccccccgcccgcgccccggccccccgacgaCAAGGACACCTCCGAGTCCAGCTCGGCCAGCGTCACCCAGAGCACCAAGGAGAAGCCGGTGACGGAGGAGGTGTCCGGCACGGACACCGGCCACAGCCCCGCCGCCCTGCCCCGGGCCCTCAACCCCACCTCCAGGTGGTCCAAGATCCAGATCGTGACCAAGCAGACGGGCAGCGAGTGCGTCACGGCCGTGGAGATCGTGCCCGCggccgcggcccgggcccggcccgccgccaaCGTGGCCCGCAAGTTCGCCAGCATCGCCCGCAACCAGGTGCGGAAGAAGCGGCAGATGGCCGCCCGCGAGAAGAAGGTCACGCGCACCATCTTCGCCATCCTGCTGGCGTTCATCCTCACCTGGACCCCCTACAACGTCATGGTGCTGGTCAACACCTTCTGCCAGAGCTGCGTCCCCGACACCGTGTGGTCCATCGGCTACTGGCTCTGCTACGTCAACAGCACCATTAACCCGGCCTGCTACGCCCTCTGCAACGCCACCTTCAAGAAGACCTTCAAACACCTGCTCCTGTGCCAGTATCGGAACATCGGCACGGCCAGGTAG